A genomic region of Oryza glaberrima chromosome 1, OglaRS2, whole genome shotgun sequence contains the following coding sequences:
- the LOC127781609 gene encoding cytokinin dehydrogenase 5 isoform X1, whose product MAWCLVFMVFLIYCLISTVGLPVAPADEAAMQLGGVGGGRLSVEPSDVMEASLDFGRLTSAEPLAVFHPRGAGDVAALVKAAYGSASGIRVSARGHGHSISGQAQAAGGVVVDMSHGWRAEAAERTLPVYSPALGGHYIDVWGGELWIDVLNWTLAHGGLAPRSWTDYLYLSVGGTLSNAGISGQAFHHGPQISNVYELDVVTGKGEVVTCSESNNPDLFFGALGGLGQLGIITRARIALEPAPHRVRWIRALYSNFTEFTADQERLISLQHGGRRFDYVEGFVVAAEGLINNWRSSFFSPQNPVKLSSLKHHSGVLYCLEVTKNYDDSTAVTVDQDVEALLGELNFIPGTVFTTDLPYVDFLDRVHKAELKLRGKGMWEVPHPWLNLFVPASRIADFDRGVFRGVLGSRTAGGPILIYPMNRHKWDPRSSVVTPEEDVFYLVAFLRSAVPGSTDPAQSLEALERQNREILEFCDEAGIGAKQYLPNHKAQREWEAHFGARWARFARLKAEFDPRAMLATGQGIFDSPPLLAES is encoded by the exons ATGGCGTGGTGCTTGGTGTTCATGGTGTTCTTGATCTACTGCCTCATCTCGACTGTCGGGCTGCCGGTGGCGCcggccgacgaggcggcgatgcagctgggcggcgtcggcggtgggcgGCTCAGCGTGGAGCCGTCTGATGTGATGGAGGCGTCCCTTGACTTTGGGCGGCTCACCAGCGCCGAGCCGCTGGCCGTGTTCCACCCGCGCGgggccggcgacgtcgccgcgcTGGTGAAGGCGGCGTACGGGTCGGCCAGCGGCATCCGCGTCTCGGCGCGGGGGCACGGCCATTCCATCAGCGGGCAGGCccaggcggccggcggggtgGTCGTGGACATGAGTCACGGgtggcgcgcggaggcggcggagaggacgtTGCCGGTGTACTCGCCGGCGCTCGGCGGGCACTACATCGACGTGTGGGGCGGCGAGCTGTGGATCGACGTGCTCAACTGGACGCTGGCGCACGGCGGGCTCGCGCCGCGCTCGTGGACGGACTACCTCTACCTTTCCGTGGGCGGCACCCTCTCCAACGCCGGTATAAGTGGGCAAGCCTTCCACCACGGGCCCCAGATCAGCAACGTCTACGAGCTCGACGTCGTTACCG GGAAAGGAGAGGTGGTGACCTGCTCGGAGTCCAACAACCCGGACCTCTTCTTCGGCGCGCTCGGCGGGCTCGGCCAGCTCGGGATCATCACGCGCGCGCGCATCGCCCTCGAGCCTGCTCCTCACAGG GTTCGCTGGATCCGGGCGCTCTACTCCAACTTCACCGAGTTCACCGCGGACCAGGAGCGGCTCATCTCCCTgcagcacggcggccggcggttcGACTACGTGGAGggcttcgtcgtcgccgccgagggcCTAATCAACAACTGGAGGTCGTCCTTCTTCTCGCCGCAGAACCCGGTCAAGCTCAGCTCGCTCAAGCACCACTCCGGGGTTCTCTACTGCCTGGAGGTCACCAAGAATTACGACGACTCCACCGCCGTAACCGTCGACCAG gacGTGGAGGCGCTGCTGGGCGAGCTGAATTTCATCCCGGGCACGGTGTTCACGACGGACCTGCCGTACGTGGACTTCCTCGACCGCGTGCACAAGGCGGAGCTGAAGCTCCGCGGCAAGGGCATGTGGGAGGTCCCGCACCCGTGGCTCAACCTCTTCGTGCCGGCGTCCCGCATCGCCGACTTCGACCGCGGCGTCTTCCGCGGCGTCCTCGGCAGCCGCACCGCCGGTGGCCCCATCCTCATCTACCCCATGAACAGGCACAA GTGGGACCCGAGGAGCTCGGTGGtgacgccggaggaggacgTGTTCTACCTGGTGGCGTTCCTGCGGTCGGCGGTGCCGGGCTCGACCGACCCGGCGCAGAGCCTGGAGGCGCTGGAGCGACAGAACCGGGAGATCCTCGAGTTCTGCGACGAGGCCGGCATCGGGGCCAAGCAGTACCTGCCCAACCACAAGGCGCAGCGCGAGTGGGAGGCCCATTTCGGAGCGAGGTGGGCTCGGTTCGCGCGGCTCAAGGCCGAGTTCGACCCGCGGGCCATGCTCGCCACCGGCCAGGGAATCTTCGACTCGCCGCCGCTCTTGGCGGAGTCCTGA
- the LOC127781609 gene encoding cytokinin dehydrogenase 5 isoform X2: protein MAWCLVFMVFLIYCLISTVGLPVAPADEAAMQLGGVGGGRLSVEPSDVMEASLDFGRLTSAEPLAVFHPRGAGDVAALVKAAYGSASGIRVSARGHGHSISGQAQAAGGVVVDMSHGWRAEAAERTLPVYSPALGGHYIDVWGGELWIDVLNWTLAHGGLAPRSWTDYLYLSVGGTLSNAGISGQAFHHGPQISNVYELDVVTGKGEVVTCSESNNPDLFFGALGGLGQLGIITRARIALEPAPHRVRWIRALYSNFTEFTADQERLISLQHGGRRFDYVEGFVVAAEGLINNWRSSFFSPQNPVKLSSLKHHSGVLYCLEVTKNYDDSTAVTVDQDVEALLGELNFIPGTVFTTDLPYVDFLDRVHKAELKLRGKGMWEVPHPWLNLFVPASRIADFDRGVFRGVLGSRTAGGPILIYPMNRHNTRARSVT from the exons ATGGCGTGGTGCTTGGTGTTCATGGTGTTCTTGATCTACTGCCTCATCTCGACTGTCGGGCTGCCGGTGGCGCcggccgacgaggcggcgatgcagctgggcggcgtcggcggtgggcgGCTCAGCGTGGAGCCGTCTGATGTGATGGAGGCGTCCCTTGACTTTGGGCGGCTCACCAGCGCCGAGCCGCTGGCCGTGTTCCACCCGCGCGgggccggcgacgtcgccgcgcTGGTGAAGGCGGCGTACGGGTCGGCCAGCGGCATCCGCGTCTCGGCGCGGGGGCACGGCCATTCCATCAGCGGGCAGGCccaggcggccggcggggtgGTCGTGGACATGAGTCACGGgtggcgcgcggaggcggcggagaggacgtTGCCGGTGTACTCGCCGGCGCTCGGCGGGCACTACATCGACGTGTGGGGCGGCGAGCTGTGGATCGACGTGCTCAACTGGACGCTGGCGCACGGCGGGCTCGCGCCGCGCTCGTGGACGGACTACCTCTACCTTTCCGTGGGCGGCACCCTCTCCAACGCCGGTATAAGTGGGCAAGCCTTCCACCACGGGCCCCAGATCAGCAACGTCTACGAGCTCGACGTCGTTACCG GGAAAGGAGAGGTGGTGACCTGCTCGGAGTCCAACAACCCGGACCTCTTCTTCGGCGCGCTCGGCGGGCTCGGCCAGCTCGGGATCATCACGCGCGCGCGCATCGCCCTCGAGCCTGCTCCTCACAGG GTTCGCTGGATCCGGGCGCTCTACTCCAACTTCACCGAGTTCACCGCGGACCAGGAGCGGCTCATCTCCCTgcagcacggcggccggcggttcGACTACGTGGAGggcttcgtcgtcgccgccgagggcCTAATCAACAACTGGAGGTCGTCCTTCTTCTCGCCGCAGAACCCGGTCAAGCTCAGCTCGCTCAAGCACCACTCCGGGGTTCTCTACTGCCTGGAGGTCACCAAGAATTACGACGACTCCACCGCCGTAACCGTCGACCAG gacGTGGAGGCGCTGCTGGGCGAGCTGAATTTCATCCCGGGCACGGTGTTCACGACGGACCTGCCGTACGTGGACTTCCTCGACCGCGTGCACAAGGCGGAGCTGAAGCTCCGCGGCAAGGGCATGTGGGAGGTCCCGCACCCGTGGCTCAACCTCTTCGTGCCGGCGTCCCGCATCGCCGACTTCGACCGCGGCGTCTTCCGCGGCGTCCTCGGCAGCCGCACCGCCGGTGGCCCCATCCTCATCTACCCCATGAACAGGCACAA CACTCGCGCCCGCAGCGTCACATGA